The Callospermophilus lateralis isolate mCalLat2 chromosome 4, mCalLat2.hap1, whole genome shotgun sequence genomic interval CTTTATTCACAGGAATAGTAGTTCACCCTAAGACAAACTCACCCCATCTCCTAATTCTCCAGGAGTTGGCTCCCACCAAACTCAGTAGCCATCTTGCATGCTCAGCATGGAAGGGGAGAAATTTGAAGTGCCAGATCTGCCTGAGAAGCCAGAGCTGGGGGCACTCTCAGGTCCCCCTGGGGTTCCACATTTGGTACTGAAAGGTCCAACCTTGACCCTGATGACAGTCTAATGATGGCAAGgtttgaagaagaagaagaaggaaaaagttTTAGTGCTTTGCCAGCAAAGGAGTAAAAAGGGAACTCCTTTCCCAGAGGCTGAGATTCTAACCCTTGGAGGGAACAGTGGACTTTTCAAGAGGGGATACAAAGGTTGCACTCAGTTGTGCCCTGGTGGGAGTCATAGTTTATTGGTATCCTCAAGAGATAGCCATTTCTGTCCTGCTGGTGGCAACCCCAAAGTCTGGATTCCTTTATTCCTATGGTCCATGATCCAAAGGACAGAAATCTTGGCTTAGGATAGGAAGAAGGTTAATCCTGCTTCTTCGTGGTTAGAAAGgaggggagagagaagaggaagggggTAAAAACCCAATAGATCAGTTTTAAACCAAGTGACGGAGGCAGAGCATCAAAGGTGATATTCAGAGCATGAAGTGGACCCTGATCATGTTCAATTCTGTAATTCACACTTGGAGTGCAGCAATAGAGTTGGAACACATCAAGAGGGCAACTGGGGTGGTAAAATAACCAGAAGGAGCAGAAAAGTTTtgaatgattaaaataaaaagtaaaaggtaTTAGTCTCAAAAATGGGTTTAGAGGACTTTCTTAGTTTTGGgttgctggatttttttttttttgccttcttttgTAAAGATTGTCACTAATAAGAATAACCCTAACATCTGCAGTGGTCCAGAAAATAAGTGGTTCTTGTCATGAAATAGTGAGATCCTTCTCACTATGAATGTCTACATAAAGGTGTAGAACAACCTGTTGTGCTGTTCTTGTGAGGATGCCATTGTAGTCTGGTATCAATGACCCATTTATTTCAGCTCAAGGGTCTGTgcatatttgtttgttttctttaattAGTTGAGGTCTAATTTTCGAGAGCAAACATATGAAAGAACTAAGGGAGGTGCTGTCTCAATCCaaatatgttcatttaaattgtgACTGTTTTTCTTTCACATAGTTTCTATTATTATTCTTAAAGCTTCcatgattttgataaaattatgtcatcaaatcaattaaataatataaacagaagaaaaatagaattgaaaaataaaatgtaaggaAAATGAAAGTGAATTTTTCCTGTTCTAGTTTCAAAGGGTAGTTGGTATTTTGGATAGCTGCTTAGAATTTTATTAATATcttcttattaaaatattttttcatcatattcaAGAACTTATTAAACTTCCTGTTCCTAAGGCCTGACTCAGGATTAGGGTAATATAAAGAAAATACATTCTGAGTAATTTAACCATTTTGTTCTGATGGAAGATGGAGCTGGGAGACTAGGAGCAtaagttattttatttctatgaaatagaaatttatttcttatcagAGTTAGAACATTTTACCTTCTTCCAAGTACCAAACAATAAATTTGGGGATTTTTCTTGGGGgaagggtattggggattgaattaaGGGTTACTTAACTACtaaactacatccctagccctgttttgtattttatttagagacagagtctcactgagttgcttagtgccttgaagttgctgaggctggctttgaacttacaaccctcctgcctcagccttccaagttgctgggattacagatgcacACCACAGAGACTGGCTAAATTGGGGGATATTTTAAGAGACAGTTTtcttggggctagggttgtggctcagtggtagagcacttgcctagcatgtgcctaGCATGGGTTCAATGCCCGGCACagcatgaaaataaacaaataaaataaaggtattgtgtccattcataactaaaaaaatttttttaaaaaaaagagagaggcagTTTTCCACTTAGGATGTCTAGTGCAACAACAAGCAACAAATCTGCATAATGTCCTTAGTTGTGATAACAAAGGACCAGAAAACATAAAGTAGCCTTTGTGGTTAGCTGAGGAGTGTCTTTCCTCTGCGAGTTCTCAGGTTGCCAAATGGACCTTTTCCAGCAACTTGCGTTTACAGATGCGAATATTGCCAGAGTTGTCACTCCAGATGCTCTAGTGTGTCGGACCATCTGCACCTACCATGCCAACTGCTTCTTCTTCACGTTCCACACCAATGAATGGGATGAAGAATCACAGAGGCGAGTACAAAGGGGAGCGGGCCCACTGTTCTTAAAGTCACTTTTTGAGTTTTGAAAAAGTTTTGTTCATATCCTGCAAAGCACTAGAGCCTACAGTTTAAGCAGGTGCTTTCCTATCAGGGGCAGATGAATTGAGAGATTAGTGGAATTTTCTCTTATCTGACACAAATGCACCATGGAAAACGAAATGTCTGGCGTGGGAAAGAAATGAGCAGAGCCTTTCTGATGGGTCTTGGTGTTTTGTATGAGCTGGAGGTCAAAGCTCCTTGCTGGCTGTGTATCTTTGAAACCTGTGGCCTCTCATTCTTTTCCATCCTAGAAATTAGAGCCCTGTTTATCCTGATCAAGGTTCTGGACCGACCTCTATACCCTTACACAACCCAGTTTTTTCTTTACACACATGAGGGTAATAGAGGGGTAATTAATTCTTTGATGTTTGGGGGGTTTTATTTTTCCAAGTAGAAAGTGGAACTTAATTATGCTCTTTTTAGGGTATCTGTGCCTATTAATTTTCACCACAGGGAAAGGTGGCTTGATTTACATTTAATCTCTATAATTTAGTAGAGTCCCATGGTCTGACTTACTTTGAAGAGAATTTCTCAAGTGAATAAAATGTGCAGAGCTGTTTTTCTGATGTGAGCTGCTTTTGCACTTGCCTGATGCTTTTAACCCATTTTGGGCCATGGCTCCAGATGTGGAAGTCCTATATAAGCTTAAATAAAGTGTGCAACATGTAACAATATAGTGATGATTTAATGATACTATGATAATATTAATTACTAtaataatacatatctggattatgATTTTCAACCTATTTTAATGCACCTGAGTTAATTTCATTGGAATATTCGAGAATCGAGAACTTGGAGACTTAATGGATTAAtgcatctttctttctctctcccatttttctttaaatagaaATGTTTGTTTCCTAAAAACTTCTCTAAGTGGGACACCAACTTGTGTTACTCCTCAGGAAAACACTATATCTGGACATAGCCTTTTGTCCTGCAAAAGAACTCTGCCTGGTAATGGGATTCACTGATCATAGTACATGTGACAAATCATATGACTTTCTAAAATGTAACAATGATGAAACAGTTCTTGAGGCACCAGAAACTTGTGCCTGTGGTTTGttgcttttgtgatttttttttttcctttttaccttTTATGTTTATTCTTGGCCCAGAACCATGCCACAGCAAAATTTACTCTGGAGTTGACTTTAGAGGGGAAGAACTGAACATGACCTTTGTGCAAGGCGCAGTTGCTTGCCAAAAGATGTGTACAGAGACAGTTCGCTGCCAGTTTTTTACTTACTCTTCACTCCCAGAAGACTGTAAGGAAGAGAAGTAAGGGAACATTTATTTCCTGATTGGCAGGATAATTTCATCCTTTTCTGTGAAGCTTTAATTTTACACTGTTCATTTGATGCAGGTGTAAATGTTCTATGCGATTATCTTCAGATGGTTCCCCAACCAGGATTACACATGGGATCCAAGGGAGCTCTGGTTATTCTTTGAGATTGTGTGAAACAGGAGACAGCTCTGGTGAGTACGGGTCACTTTGTCATAGAACTGCAAACGGATGCCCCTGTTATTTTGATAGCTTGATTTTTCTTCTGTAACAGAATTACACATCGCATTTTCCTTGGTAGATGGGGACTCACTCATGTCTACTTCTAACCATTAGCTTCAAAACTTTTCAGTctgcacaaaaacaaacccacGCATTGTGGGAGGAACGAATTCTTCTTTGGGAGAGTGGCCCTGGCAGGTCAGCCTACAGGTGAAGTTGACGAGCCTGAGCCACCTGTGTGGAGGGTCAATCATTGGAAACCAATGGATCCTGACTGCTGCCCATTGCTTTGATGGGTAAGTCTTGCATATGTCTTATCTTGCCTgttcattttgaaaaatttgcagttaTTTTTTCTGTCATCATGTGACTTTATTAATGGAGATTTATTCtgtcttctatttttaaaaaatttttatttaaacctTTTAACTGATAAATATGAAATTATATCTATTTATGATGTACCACGTTATGTTTCAATGAATGTATGCATTGTGTGATTTTTAAATCAGATAAACCTTTTgatctcatttatttattgtttaaaagaaaatgtttgaaaacttttcttctaaTCTTTTGAAATATACGGTACATTATCATTTGATAGTGGCCCTATTGTGCCACAGTACTCAAGAATATCATCCTCCTGTATGTCACTTAGTTCCTGCTGAACAGGTCTACTGTTCCCAGCCCTTGGTAATCACCATCACTCTCAAACACCATGAAATTGACCTATAAAAGTTCCATAAGGGAGTGAGATTATGCATATCTGCCTTTCTGTGCCTACCTTACTTCACTTAATacgataatctccaggttccaacATGTTGTCACAGTTGACAGGACACCAtccctttttatggctgaataggattctgttgtgtgtatgtaccacattCATCCTCTGGTGGACACCTCGATTGCTTTCATGTCTTGGCTACTGGGAATAGTGCTTCAGTGAACATGGGTGttcttattaatattaatattaatttccTTTGGATGAATACCCAGTAGTGGGATTGGTGGATCATAAAATGGTTCTATTTTTAACTTGGTGGGGGGAACCTTCATCCTGTCTTCCATAGTGACTGTATTAACTTACACTCTCACCAGTAGTGTGCAAGGTTTCCCTTTTTGACATGTCTTTGCCAGCACTTAATATCTTTTATCTTTTCAATAGTAACCATTCTTATTAGAGTGAGATAATATCTCATTATCTGTCCATTTAATTTGTATCTTCCTCATGATTAGTGATGTCAAAGACATTTTAAAGCAGGAATGACACTGAAAATATTTAGCAATTTTATAGGGTCCTGACCAGGCTGATCCACCAGAACAGAGGGTGACCTATTTTCAGGATTCATGCTCCTGGGTGAATAATCACTTCTACCTAAAGAGAAGCTTAAAAAATATTCCAATTGCTGCCTCCTCCACCCACCACTCCCTAAATGTTttcttcaaagattttttttttttttttgagagagagagagagaaaattttatttatttatttattttagtttttcggcggacacatctttgtttgtatgtggtgctgaggatccaacccgggccgcatgcatgccaggcgattgcgctaccccttgagccacatccccagcccaaaattttttttttaggccaATAGAAATTTCACTTTCTACTCTTTGATTCACAAAGATACCAAGTAGTAATAAGTAGAGCAAAATTCTGAGAGTTTATGAATACATATTTCAATGTATGTGATTTAATACAATATTTCTATTTTATCAAGCCAACAATACAATATGGCAGAGTTTTAAAGTTCTAAAAACTTTAGACTGTCTTAGAAAAGGATCTGAGATCTGCCATTTATTATCACCATGACCATGGGCGATTTGTAAATCTTtatgagttttattttatttagaatatgAATAATAACAATAGCTAATTTGTAATGTTATTGGAAGGATTAAGTGATACACTTAAATGTTTAGCACTGTACCTGGAACATCAAAATTACTCAGAAAATATAAGCTGTACCAGCTGCATTCAATGAGacgaataaaaatggaaaaagccTATGATGAGCAAAAAAAGATCCTAAAAGATGCTAAATcactctcaaaaagaaaaaaagtatttttattttagtaaaattCACCCCTTCTCCTGGCTAAAAGGGCAGGGTCCAGATTACTGCTTATGAGGATTGAGCATACTGCCGTGAAAACAAATCAGTCAAACGAACAGCTGGGTAGCACAAGGCTTCTGCACAGGGTGAGCTTCAGTTAGCTCTCTGCAGCACTTGGTCTTGCTAAGGGTAGATGGTTGGCTCAAAAGAAAAAGCTCCAAGACAGGAAACTGTATTCTCCTTTTTGTTGTATGCACTGAAATTTGGGATGAAGAAATTTCCATTCTTGAAGACTTAGTGTTGTGAGTTTTAAGGAGACAATAAACATGAGAACTTTGTGAtttaattggggaaaaaaaaattgcaccTGACAGCTCCAGTGTTTCTTTTAGTATTTTGTGTGAGCATTTCTTGCACATACTTCATGATGGTAAAATTTTTCAGATCTTTGCTCAAAATAGAACTATAAATTTGGATTTCTTTGATATGCATTCATCTTTTGAGCAGTCGATTTAAATGTTCATACTTTGTAAAAATATAGATTTTAAATAAGAAGTCCCCCTAATGTGGCCTATTTTTAATCAATCTGACTCTTTGATAGTTTTGAATCTAATGAAAACAATTGCTTTCAGGTTTGGTGAACTAAGCTTGATTTCCCCACAGCTTCTCAGAATGGGACAACAATATTCTTCTACTTTTACTTGCAGTAAACATGATGTAAAAACATAAATGTGCATTTTCAATATTCTAAACTAAACCTTAAGAGATCTACTACTGCTGCTGTTGGTGACAAATTGCTAGAGGAGGGATCAGGAaataaatccaaaaaaaaaaaaggattcccTGTCCTCTAttcgttcatttatttatttatttttaaagagaaagtaaGAGGGGAAAGGAGCAATATCAAAGGTGAGTCTCTCCCATTCCaacaaagaatttgtttttctctcctaggatttcctcACCGGATGCTTGGCGCATTTACAGTGGCTTTGTGAAACTGTCCAACATTACAAAAGAAACTTATTTCTCACGAATAAAAGAGATTATTATTCACCAGAAATATAAAATCTCAGAAGTTGGTCATGACATTGCCTTAATAAAACTTCAGGCGCCCTTGAATTATACTGGTATGCAGCATATTTAAGGAAAAACTACATGACTTGTATTGTATTGGTTTAAAGTTTCACAGCATTTCTAGTGAGGGGACAGATCTGGAGAGACTATTCTCTAGTTGGTGGAGTTGTGGGGAAGGAGAGTGGTTGTGAAGGTAGGGAAGATCCTATGGCTTGACCTAATATATCTTTCTACTTAAGGGGACAAGAAATGTTAATTAGTTTTTTCATGGAGGGATGCAATTGCAGATACATCGTCTTTGCCATCTGGGAACAGAAGAGTAGCAGAAGTACCATTGCTAAGGCTTAGGAATTTTAGGGATATAGGAGGATAGGTGGAACCAGATGTTAATTTCCAGGAATCACTTGGGTAGAGAACAGAATGATGCAGAAGGCAGCTCTGGGAAGACCAGACCATCACCATTGGCTTTGGAGGTACTGTGCTCCACAGGAGCTGAATGCCTGCTAAAACAACTCATTGTTAAAGTCCATTCACAACTATGTGACCTCCAGCAACTTGCTGAGCCTCCTTGTACCTCAAATTTCCTCGTCTATAAAATTAGGACGATGATTTCTTCAATGGTTTATTATAATAATTAAGTAATGAAATGTGATAAAACACTTCCTGAAACAGTGTAGACACTTTTGCCACCACTATTAACTAGTCAAGCATACACTGAATAAGACACAAGAACTGCTAAATGCTTTTGATGGTAAATTTGCACTGTGAGTTTTTCATTTGTTCTGGGAAATTTTAATGTCAAAATGACTTGGGAAAATTATGCTGATGGTGAGAAATTTTCTTAAATCATGGATCTGAGAAGTTGTGCAGAAAGCAGGAGGGTCATTCTCCAAATTCTTCCGTGGTAAGAAAATATCGGAAAATATAAGGATGATTTTTAAAGTCAATATCTATAACTTTGTTTAACTCAACTctggttttaaaatttgtttcagaACTCCAAAAACCAGTATGCCTACCTTCCAAAAATGATGCAAATACAATTTATACCAACTGTTGGGTAACTGGATGGGGCTTCGATAAAGAAAAAGGTACAGTCTGGCATTCTAAATTTTGCTCCTGAAGGCAGTCTTATAACACATAAGTAGATCAAATTAGTCAGTTTCTGTCTAAAAATTTTGTCCAAACTTATGATCTTTCTACTCTATTTATTACCAGATGTttgttcagtgatttttttttggcagggggggGGGCAggatactggaaattgaacccaggggcacttaaccactgagccacatccccattcctttttaacAATATGTTTagcgacaaggtctcactgagttacttaggacttgctaagttgctgaggctggctttgaacttgcaatcctcctgtctcagcctcctaagctgctgggattacagacatgcaccattaTGCCCGGCTGTTCAGTGATTCTTGAGAAGATACTTTTGCTGCGTCCTGAAAAACTTTATAAGCTAAACTTTTAAGCATCTTATTTCATAATAAAGATGATTTGCTTGACTGCACAAAGAGCAGGGGCCCCTATAAGGTCAATAAGCCCACTGAA includes:
- the Klkb1 gene encoding plasma kallikrein isoform X1, with the protein product MFSFKQAAYFICLFATVSCGCLIQLYQSTFFRGGDVISLYSPDIQHCQMMCTFHPRCLLFSFLPASLTKEPAKKFGCFLKDSVTGTLPRVHKENAVSGHSLKQCGHLISACHRDTYEGIDMRGANFYMTKVQSIKECQKLCTNDIRCQFFTYATPNFYLAQYRNNCLLKRSLSGTPTRIKIVRDVVSGFSLKPCALSEIGCQMDLFQQLAFTDANIARVVTPDALVCRTICTYHANCFFFTFHTNEWDEESQRNVCFLKTSLSGTPTCVTPQENTISGHSLLSCKRTLPEPCHSKIYSGVDFRGEELNMTFVQGAVACQKMCTETVRCQFFTYSSLPEDCKEEKCKCSMRLSSDGSPTRITHGIQGSSGYSLRLCETGDSSVCTKTNPRIVGGTNSSLGEWPWQVSLQVKLTSLSHLCGGSIIGNQWILTAAHCFDGISSPDAWRIYSGFVKLSNITKETYFSRIKEIIIHQKYKISEVGHDIALIKLQAPLNYTELQKPVCLPSKNDANTIYTNCWVTGWGFDKEKGKIQNILQKANIPLVTNEECQKRYRDYVITKQMVCAGYKEGGKDACKGDSGGPLVCKQGGMWQLVGITSWGEGCGLKEQPGVYTKVAEYVDWILEKTQKSDKGALMKSSA
- the Klkb1 gene encoding plasma kallikrein isoform X2, coding for MFSFKQAAYFICLFATVSCGCLIQLYQSTFFRGGDVISLYSPDIQHCQMMCTFHPRCLLFSFLPASLTKEPAKKFGCFLKDSVTGTLPRVHKENAVSGHSLKQCGHLISACHRDTYEGIDMRGANFYMTKVQSIKECQKLCTNDIRCQFFTYATPNFYLAQYRNNCLLKRSLSGTPTRIKIVRDVVSGFSLKPCALSEIGCQMDLFQQLAFTDANIARVVTPDALVCRTICTYHANCFFFTFHTNEWDEESQRNVCFLKTSLSGTPTCVTPQENTISGHSLLSCKRTLPEPCHSKIYSGVDFRGEELNMTFVQGAVACQKMCTETVRCQFFTYSSLPEDCKEEKCKCSMRLSSDGSPTRITHGIQGSSGYSLRLCETGDSSVCTKTNPRIVGGTNSSLGEWPWQVSLQVKLTSLSHLCGGSIIGNQWILTAAHCFDGISSPDAWRIYSGFVKLSNITKETYFSRIKEIIIHQKYKISEVGHDIALIKLQAPLNYTELQKPVCLPSKNDANTIYTNCWVTGWGFDKEKGRLRWSLSLQTGWNVAVGGHHQLGGRLWPQGTTWRLHQSC